The proteins below are encoded in one region of Scatophagus argus isolate fScaArg1 chromosome 24, fScaArg1.pri, whole genome shotgun sequence:
- the LOC124055546 gene encoding leucine-rich repeat-containing protein 3-like, translated as MASQSCRSSTKPPSCRPLSSAGTLWFLSVIMTAYACPKICHCTDRNGVVVQCTSRNLENIPPNLPKDTVVLLLSSNRIRHIPKDAFTDLHRLRELDLSHNTIESMEVGAFQGISESLRTVDLSNNHLSSLPKDTFTKLHARVRLSHNPWHCECSLQEVLRELRLDPETVNEVSCYTSVQEEYVGQPVIQVLDSGINFCNFHHKTTDVAMFVAMFCWFSMVTAYIIYYIKHNQEDARRHMEYLKSLPSSSHISKDYDTASSVF; from the coding sequence ATGGCCTCTCAAAGCTGCAGGTCATCCACAAAACCTCCCTCCTGCCGTCCTCTTTCGTCTGCGGGAACATTGTGGTTTCTGTCAGTGATTATGACTGCGTACGCTTGCCCTAAGATCTGTCACTGCACGGACAGGAATGGTGTGGTGGTGCAGTGCACCTCACGCAACTTGGAGAACATCCCGCCCAACTTGCCCAAGGACACCGTCGTTCTCTTGCTTTCATCTAACCGGATCAGACACATCCCAAAGGATGCCTTCACAGACCTTCACCGTCTCAGGGAACTGGACTTATCTCACAACACCATAGAGAGCATGGAGGTCGGCGCCTTTCAAGGAATTTCTGAGAGCCTGCGGACCGTGGATCTTTCAAACAACCACCTCAGCAGCCTACCCAAGGACACCTTCACCAAGCTCCACGCGCGTGTCCGCCTGTCCCACAACCCCTGGCACTGCGAGTGCTCTTTGCAAGAGGTGCTGAGGGAGCTGAGGCTCGACCCCGAGACGGTGAACGAGGTCAGCTGCTACACGTCAGTGCAGGAGGAGTACGTGGGACAACCAGTCATCCAAGTCCTGGACTCTGGGATCAACTTTTGCAATTTCCACCACAAGACGACAGACGTGGCCATGTTTGTGGCCATGTTCTGCTGGTTCTCCATGGTGACTGCTTATATCATTTACTACATCAAACACAACCAGGAGGACGCCAGGAGGCACATGGAGTACCTCAAGTCCCTGCCCAGTTCTTCTCACATTAGCAAGGACTACGACACAGCCAGCAGTGTGTTTTAG